A genomic segment from Drosophila miranda strain MSH22 chromosome 3, D.miranda_PacBio2.1, whole genome shotgun sequence encodes:
- the LOC108158552 gene encoding ankyrin repeat domain-containing protein 13C — protein MSKEKEDECEKNEMGDADVRSSNSDESDEYQSAGEGDDSDSIPSEPLPQPNTHLCEDTTPDTPTATATTTATTEPLDEYTMYPMHQSVFEDDIKTLQRRLLLRTAQDEIGSKDKHGNTPLHLAVMLGRKHAVRLLLANNAPVRIKNNEGWSPLAEAISYGDRQTITQLLRMLKLQSRDHMEKRREKLVKALSQMQDFYMEFKWDFQSWLPLVSRILPSDICRLYKSGASIRLDTTLVDFNDMKWERGDISFLFRGEAPPREALVLLDNEQACYQRLRHEEADMEDEVDGLMSTDIMATQMSTKTINFARAQSGWIFRANRKELIGGQYQCELYTIQGLIIKQRKRREHLSHEDLQKNRAIIESMRSSVVQPDGRRSSLSSQTTDTTTDSNNPAAPNGITLPELPRRSSLQAPPASSVTWDQYLEAAVGRCPRLGRPLVNKQSSKTLRATVAMSTDFPLSVEMLLDVLEVVAPLKHINKLRNFVTLKLPTGFPVKIEIPVLHTVTAKVTFQKFEFTNSIPDKLFEIPSNYWEDVRRFQDL, from the coding sequence ATGTCCAAAGAAAAAGAGGACGAGTGcgaaaaaaatgaaatggGGGACGCAGATGTGAGATCTTCAAACAGCGATGAGTCAGATGAGTATCAATCAGCCGGTGAGGGGGACGATTCCGATTCAATTCCTTCGGAGCCCCTGCCCCAACCCAACACACACCTGTGCGAAGACACCACACCTGACACAcctacagcaacagcaacaacaacggcaACAACGGAGCCCCTAGATGAGTACACAATGTATCCCATGCATCAAAGCGTTTTTGAAGATGACATCAAGACATTGCAGCGCCGACTCCTCCTGCGCACTGCTCAGGATGAGATTGGCAGCAAAGACAAGCACGGTAATACGCCACTGCATTTAGCCGTTATGCTGGGCAGGAAGCATGCCGTGCGCCTGCTCCTGGCCAACAATGCCCCCGTCAGGATCAAAAACAACGAGGGCTGGTCTCCTCTGGCCGAGGCCATTAGCTACGGCGACCGCCAGACAATCACTCAATTGCTGCGCATGCTAAAGCTACAGTCCAGGGATCATATGGAGAAGCGCCGGGAGAAACTGGTGAAGGCGCTCAGTCAGATGCAGGACTTCTATATGGAGTTCAAGTGGGATTTCCAGTCCTGGCTACCGTTGGTGTCCCGCATCCTGCCCTCCGACATTTGCAGGCTGTACAAGTCCGGGGCCTCCATTCGATTGGACACCACCCTGGTTGATTTCAATGACATGAAGTGGGAGAGAGGCGACATTTCGTTTCTCTTTCGGGGAGAAGCTCCTCCAAGGGAGGCCCTGGTCCTGCTTGACAACGAACAGGCGTGTTATCAACGTTTGCGCCACGAGGAGGCCGACATGGAGGATGAAGTCGATGGGCTCATGTCAACGGACATAATGGCCACCCAAATGTCCACCAAGACGATAAATTTTGCTCGGGCGCAAAGCGGCTGGATTTTCCGAGCGAACCGGAAGGAACTCATTGGCGGTCAGTATCAATGTGAGCTCTATACCATACAGGGCCTGATCATAAAGCAGCGCAAGCGACGCGAGCATCTGTCACACGAGGATCTGCAAAAGAATCGCGCCATTATCGAGTCAATGAGGAGCTCAGTAGTACAGCCTGACGGGCGTCGCTCCAGCCTGAGCAGTCAGACCACGGATACGACCACTGACAGCAATAACCCAGCAGCACCGAACGGCATTACCCTGCCAGAGCTGCCACGCCGCAGCTCATTGCAAGCTCCCCCAGCCAGCAGTGTGACCTGGGATCAGTACTTAGAGGCTGCAGTGGGGCGGTGCCCGCGTCTGGGACGTCCACTTGTCAACAAGCAGTCCAGCAAGACCCTGCGGGCCACAGTCGCCATGAGCACGGACTTCCCACTCAGCGTGGAAATGCTTTTGGACGTCCTCGAGGTGGTGGCTCCCCTGAAGCACATCAACAAGCTGCGAAATTTCGTGACGCTCAAGTTGCCCACTGGATTCCCGGTCAAGATTGAGATTCCTGTTCTGCACACTGTGACGGCCAAGGTAACTTTCCAGAAGTTCGAGTTCACCAACAGCATCCCCGATAAACTGTTTGAGATTCCGTCAAACTACTGGGAGGATGTGCGTCGTTTTCAGGATTTATGA